Genomic window (Primulina eburnea isolate SZY01 chromosome 8, ASM2296580v1, whole genome shotgun sequence):
GCCACAAGGGACGCTAAGTAACCATCTCTTCAACTGGGTTTGTGAAGGGCTGCAACCCACCCTTGGATTGGACAAGGAGATTGATCATTGCCTTGGATGTTGCTAGAGGTATCGAATACCTCCACGGATTAGCCCATCAAAGCTTCATACAGAGGGATCTGAAGCCCTCTAACATATTACTCGGGGATGATATGAGAGCTAAAGTTGCAGACTTTGGGTTTGTGCGTCTGGCTTCGGAAGGGAAGGCTTCCATTGAAACAAGAGTAGCTGGAACTTTCGGACACCTGGCACCAGAATATGCAGGTGAACTTCTTCCCGTTTTAGCCATGAAATTTCTCACTTGTTTGCAAAATGTGATGTTTTGAATCGACTTGAAATTTCTCACGTGTAACAGTGACTGGTAGGGTGACAACCAAAGTGGATGTATATAGTTTGGTGTGATCTTGATGGAACTTATCTCGGGACGGAAGGCACTAGACAAAAGCCAGCCTGAAGAGATCATGCACCTCGTAAGTCGTAACATGGTTCCGAAGAAAGCAACTCAACAAGGATATATTTCGTAAAGCCATTGACCCCACAATTGACCTGACAGAGGAAACTCTAGCAAGCATTAGCACTGTCGCTGAGCTAGCCGGCCAATGCTGTGCAAGAAAGCCGTATCAGAGACCCGACATGGGCCATGCTGTGAATGTTCTTTCTTCTTTGGTGGAACTCTGCAAACCATCGAATCAAAGCTCGGATGATATATATGGGGATCGACCTCGATATGTCCCTGCCACAAGCACTTAAGAAATGGCAGGCATTTGAGGGTAGAAAGCCATATGGACTCCTCTTCTTCGTCCTACCGAGCTTGGATAACACGCAGACAAGCATATCTCCGAGGCCGTTTGGATTCGCCGAGTCGTTCACAGCAGCTGACGGAAGGTGAAACCGAGTTTGGCTATGTGACTGATTTTCTCTGTTCTTTCTTGTGCAGTTCTTTGATGTCATTTAATTCTTGTCAACTCTTCCTGCCTTTATTATTTTCCGAGTTTTCAATTTATCGATCTTGAAAATCCGGACTTTCATCAGCTGTTTGAAGATATGCTGAAATGCTTGCAAAGGTTTCACAAATCTTGATTATGTTATATTAGTAGCTGCCATGAACgtacaatttaaaaaaatgtagGTTTAGCTCATTTAGCCATCTATATTCATGCGAGTTGTGACAAAGCCGACACACAAGAGTGCAAAATAgttcataaaatataaattcatatactttgaatcaagatttttgtatttttttttttttacactctaaaataaatgaaaaaaaatttatgtatacattaaaaagaaataaaataaaattacaaacgatgaattatttaaaataatctcaAAAACATTTATTTCTTTACCTTATAAAATAAGAGTAGATGTTGAAAGTAATGAGATTATTTTAGGTAAATCGAAAAAGGCTTCATCACGCATCAAATTTATTTTGTCGAGTTGCCCTCTTCcttaaataaaatcattaaatatATTTCAATCTAGTGTATCTATAGTCATCAACGTGGCGATTATTTGGTGTGACTAAatagaaatagaaataaaataaaataaaatagggTAAGCGAACTACCTGCCAGGCTGGCCGTCTGACTCAGTCAACGGTCAACATAGCTGTAATAAAATAGAATGATTAGAACATGTGTTCAAATATTCAACAGTCATACTTTCAATTCAAACACATATTCAACGTCTGCTTCTCAAAATTCCCTCGGTTTTTGCCTAACTCCCCTTCCCTTAAATATCAAACGAGTCATGGATAAAAGTACAAACATTGGCATATTATCAAGATCACAAttgcaaaaaataaaagaatactTCTCATCAAATTTTCTCCATTTATTTGATAAGCATACAAACTTTAGTTTCATCTATATATAAATCAACACATTTTGTTTATCTTCTTTGATATTTTTCACGATGATCCTCTCGTGGAGAAGAAGTAGAGGTGGTGCGAGTGTAAGAAAAAGTGAGGTTTCAAAAGGGTTTGGTGTAGATCTTGAACTCACCATTCCTACTCATTTTCGGTGCCCGATATCGCTCGAGTTGATGAAAGATCCGGTCACGTTGTTGACGGGGATTACATACGATAGGGAGAGCATCGAGAAATGGATCGATACCGGGAATGTGAGGTGCCCCGTGACCAATCAAATTTTGACAAATTTTGAGCAAATCCCAAATCATATCTTACGAAAAATGATTCAAGACTGGTGTGTTAAGAATAAGTCTCATGGAGTTGAGAGGATTCCAACACCTAGAGTTCCTATCTCTCGACTGGAGGTACTCGATATTTGTTTGAAAATGGTAGCTGCAACAAGACTTGGAGATGCGAAAAAGTGCGTCGACTTGGCGGTCAAGATCACGATTTTGGCCAAAGAAAGCGAAAGAAACAAGCGCTGCTTTGTGGAAAATGGGATTGGCTCGGCATTGGCAGATTCGTTCGAGTATTTTACTCGTTTCTCGATCGATATACACGAGAATTTGCTCAAAGAAGTCTTGTCTGCATTGGCATGGGCGCCTCCACGAACTCAAGAAGGCATTTCCAAGTTGAAATCTACCAATTCTCTACATTGCATGGCATTGTTTTTGAACGAGGAGGATCTTCTCACGAGGCGAAACGCCATTTCAGTATTGAAAGAGCTTGTTTGTGCAGATCAAGATTATATTGATCGCGTAGAGCGAATTGATGGCATTGAAGAAAAACTCTTCCAGATTTTGGAAGTCCCCATTTGCCCGAAAGCAACAGAGGCATGCCTTGTGGTTATTCACCACATGATGGTATTTGAAAAGACGACTGGTGGCCTAATCATATCGAAGTTTATTCAAATGGGGCTGATTCCTTTGATCCTTGAACTTCTTGTTGATGGTGATAGAGGCGTTTGTGACAAGGCGCTAGTGGTTTTGGACCGTTTATGCGACGCAAAAGAGGGAAAGGACATAGTGCACGACAACGCGCTATCTATTCCATTGCTCGTAAAGAAGATCTTACATGTATCAGATGCCGCAACAGATTTATCTATTTCGATTCTGTACAAGTTAATCTCTGGAGAAAATGGAAGTTGTGATGGTGTGATTGAGGCTGTGAAACTTGGAGCTTTTCAGAAACTGCTGGTTGTGCTACAAGTTGGCTGTGGGAAAAGAACTAAAGAGAAGATCACTGAGTTGTTTAAAATGATGAATATGTTCAGAGATGAGGTAGATTGCTTTGAATCATATGTGGGATTCAAGTATCTTAAAATACCcaattgattaatatttttgcaCAATATAGGACATGTTTTTAGTTTTCTTTTTCATGTTAACTTAACTAGAGGGGGCATGTACAGAAAAATTGGAACCCAATATCCTATAATTGAATCTTTTACAATTTGATTTTTCTTACAATCATTGTGTTGTTCTTACAATATTGTACCTGAGATCATGGTTTCATATCTCTTTTTTTATCTCATACTGATGTCTAAAATTAAACAATAATACGAAATTAACTCAGTCATGTTCCTCCCATATGATATTCACTTGTTCTCCATCAAACAGAAGTTCTTCAGGAACCAGCCTAATCTCTTTCTTTTTGGGTGTTAACCGCTCACTTTCTCGTCGCTAGAGCGTCAGCGTTTTCTTAGATACAGttaaagtaaaacagataaagtAAAAAGCTACAAGTGGCATGAAATTTTTTGCCAACAAAAACTTTTGAAAGTTGGGAATCGTTACAAGTAACTCTAATTAATTATAGTCCCCTGCTTTTTgttctttaattaattgttttttcAAAACTTTTTAAATGAATCGACACCTTTCAACTCCTCACGTGGGTACGTACGTAGTTAAAGGGCATATCAGGAGTCTTTAACATAGAACACCTCATAAAAAAAGATTACCCCACTTAATGGAAAAGTTAATCAGACaccccaaataattattaatatctAGAACACAATTCCATACAAAAGATATTGCCAAAGTTTACGCTGGCTGGCAACCTAACACGACCCTTTTCTCCTTTACCCGGGCTTGGGACCGGCCATGGCGGAGTTATATGATCATAATATATGAAAAGTTAAAAATCTAACGTTAGTATTATGCTTTCAATTATTAAAGTATGTTatttgataatatttaaaatatttgatacaTATAACAACTTTCTTTGTCCTCATTATTGAATAATtagttttaataattaatttcagaCAAGTGTAAACGGTAACCAACTCCAAAATGGATGCTACATTGATTTTCATGGGGTAGAAGAATTACATTATGTACAAGGATACAGTCCAAAGCTACACCTCATGGTTTGGCATTCGTTTGTTCATTGATCATGTACAACAATTGACCATCCGTAATCAAATCCACATCAAGGATTTTCCCTGCATCTTCTGATAGAATACAATAACTAGATGGATCTGGCAACTCTAGCTTCTTTGAAGCTACTTCAATCAGTTCTTCAATGCTCCGAGGAACCCACATTACTAGGCCATGTTTTCGACCCTCCTTGGGATGCCATGGATGAAAAGGGAACACGGTGCACTTCTTTTGGTGTGCTTTATCTGTTAAAAAGCTGACATTTGTCACTATCTGAATTCGGTAGGAGCATACAAAAGTACAAGGATTTTATAGTACCTGTAACCTCTTCAGAAAGATCAGGAAATCTGGATGATTGAGTTGCCTTTGCTTCGTCCAAGAGCCTAATTATGTTTTTGTTTCCGGACATTCTCGCTTCATCAACTGCTGTGTTCCCCCATCTTGTAAAGATTATGCGCAGCCAAACAATGTTAGATTCAGGGTGACTTGATCATATTGAGTTGAGTTCGTATTCTATGTAATGCTCTAGCGGCTAGAAAGTGTTGGAAATTAATGAATATGCTATAAGTTGTTATATATGTTTAATATTTCACATCATATCTATATCAATGAGCATTGTCAATGGTGAAAGAATCAAACATACCTGTCCTTGGCGAAAACGCTGGCTCCTGCGTCCAAAAGCAGCTTAGCCATCATATAATATCCTTGAGAACAAGCTATATGAAGTGGTGTTCGATTATCATAATCTTCAGTGTTCGGATCCATGCCATAAGTTAACACCCTTCTGAGCAAATCTGACTCGCCttttgcaaccacagagcacAAGAAACTACCAGCATTAACTATTTTTAATAACGCCCCTTCTCTGGAAAGCAAAGAAGCAACTTTGTCATGCCCGTTCTTGATGGCTTCAAGTATTGGTGTGCTTCCAGAATTGTCTGTTCAGAAACACACGAAAAAATTACTTTCTGCAGCATTTCAAGTACTTATTTTACAAATTTAATGCATCTGAAAAGCATCGCTTCTGTAGTTTACCTGCAGCATTGACGTCCACGCCTTCTTGTAGAAGGAAATTAGTAATATCTTCGAATCCTCTAGCTGCAGCAAGATGCTGTAGGGGAAAAAATAGCGCATGCTTTTTAGAAATAGGCGTTTTTTCACTTCTTTCGAAGTTCAATCTTGATGAATTTCCATTATCTTGTCCGTCGTATAGCGTTGTTGGTTCACCACACGTATGAAGAATGTCTCGAGGAAAGCCTTATAATCATTTTCAGTATTCAATAATGGGCAAACAGatggaaaaaaaaacatttcaaaGTCCTCCCATTGAGGAACAGACtctaaatcatatttttttctttcagcAATGAAGAGTAGTGTGGGAATTTAATTTGCTTTGGGACAAAAGAATTTGCAGTTGACTAAGCATTATAATACCTTGGCGAACTAATCAAGTGAGTTCTTTAGCAAATCACAATGAATAATTTCCTTACCAAGGCTGATCTGCCATCATAGTCTCTCTTGTTGGGATCAGCTCCAGCTCTAATCAGGCTTTTTAGTTGATTCAAATCACCAAAATAAGCTGCACTATTCACTCTCAAAGCTAGCCCAGCCTCATGTTTTCCAATATGGAATGTAATATCagactccagttgcttcacacGAATATTTGATTCTTTGAGCTACATAATTGCAAAACTTGTTAGATTTTTTAGGATAATTCATGTTCATCGAGATGTTTTTTCGCATTACTTAAATGGTGACAAAATGGAGAAAACGTATGTGGAGCAAGTGGACAAAGTTTAACTACCTCCAACAAGTTAGTTAATATTTTTCGGCCATCGTGAAAATATATCTCAAGAATACTCGAAAAAGATTGTTTATCAATCCGCAGGAGTCGACACAGCTCACGAACTCGAACAGTATATGGCTGGGGGACGTTACAAAGAATGGAAATCTCTCCGAACAAGCTGTTGGGCTTCAGAAGAGAGACTGTATCTTCTAACCCATCTGCTCCAATGCCAACTTCTTCCTGTGAAAAAAAATGAAGCATCTATAACTCAATCCATCATCTGAAAATCAAAACACAGAGGAAATTGGGTTTAGGGGAAAAAATTGTGAGAATTTCAAGAAATGTACCAGAACGCCATCACAAACAAAATAAAGTTGATCTACAACATTTCCCTGTTCCATTATCACTTCTCCCGGCAGGAAAAATTCTTCATGGACCTTAGTTACCTACAGAGTCAATATTGATCTTccaatttaaaaaaacaaatatatgtagtagcagtatttttttaaaaaaaaaaaatagtaaagAGATCGACTTacagtttgattgatgaattctaAGGAGCAGTTCTTGAAAAGAGGAATATTCTCAACATATGACTTGTACAGGGACTGAGATATCTGCAAAAAAGTGAATGGCTTTGTAACTTAAAATATTATCTTTTCAACGATGATAATATGTGTAGCATCTGCATCACAATTTTCCAGGAATTCTCAATGCTCTAATAGTAAATGCTAAAGCTTTAAAAAACTCTTAATTTCCAAAATTCGGATTGCATTGGTTTGTGTAAATATGGTCTTGAGGAGCCTACCTTGGCACGAATGGAGATTGGAATATCTTGGAGAACAGCTGCATCAGTGTAGCTGCTTTCATATTGTAGACGCAAGTGCCCTTTTATTTGATTACGGAGATCCCTTCCCAGTTTATTTCTGTTCATATATTTCATAAGATCTGTTGTTTTGTCCCTATATCTTTCTGTTTTCGATCCTTTTACGATCAAGGCCGTCATGTTACCAATCAAATATGCGCCAAGAATCATGTCGAAAGAGACATATATCATAACAAATATCATTTCCCTCAAGTTGACTGCATGTATATCTCCATACCCTGCACGAGACCGTGATTGTTGGTTAGAGAAGTAGTGATGCAATGGCAACTTGAGGAAAGGAAACAGTTCAAATTTTAATCCATAACACAAGATAAATGCCAGATGTAGCAATGAATTATAAGACTAGGAAGACTCACCTACGGTTGCCATGGTTACTATGGCAAAATATAGAGAAGTGGTGTATCGATTCCAGAGATCAATCTCTCTAAAATGAGAATAACTATAATCCCCCATTTTCAAACTCCCAATCCATGTGTAGCCTTCCTTTTCTTCGGGGAGAGTAGTAGCTAAGTAGTAGAAGATACAAGCTGCTGTATGTGTGCAATAGAGTTCCACAGCAAGAAGTTTCGCTATCCTTGTGAAAAGGTAATTTATTCTGATATCCTTTTCCATCACCTGGAAGAAATTGGTAACCTTGCGAACTCGAGTCAATCTAATCCATAGAAGGTAACGGACCTCTTCTTTCCTACCAACAGCCTAATTAGAAAATCAAGTTATTTGTTAAGTAAATGAGATGAACAAATTAAGATAGTACTGTCATCTCAATTTTGTGTGGTACTCTCAATTCTTCACAGTCTCTACTTTTGTAGTGTCGAAAAATTTCAATGGTTTTTCCCATTGTAGACTAACCATTTACTTTCtttcattcaaatataaaattatttcacGTCAATGGTTTTCCCAGTAAGTATATATCcagtagatgagaatatcaaACCTTATAGATAATATCCCAGGGCATGCAACCTAGAAGGTCAAATATGAAATGGGATTTGAGATACCTGAAaagtaaaaagaaagaaagacagacatcaactcaaaataaaaatacagcaaaaaaaaaaaaacttatgagAATGCACGTTTTGCATTGCATTCATGTAGTGTCCAAGACTACGAGAGGAAACGAAAATACCAACCGGAGGGCGACTGGGGTACGCTTGTGGACTAATTTGTAGGAATGACTATCTCTGTAAGCCACAAAGAATTGCAAGATAATGTCAAAAAGGAAAGCCACTTGACCGGCAATGTCTAAGAATAAAAGATTCTTAGGCAGCCCTCGAAAGAAGCCAAACTCCATTGGTGTGAAGAAAGATGAGTAAATTGCCCAGATCAGTATGAATTTCTCCCATACCTTGTACCACCTGCATTTTTATCCTCCAATAATCAAGATTCGAATAGTCAAAAAATGCATTGTCACTTGAAATAACTGTGTTCAACCATGCTATTTTCTGTATAACATATACGCAGTTTTAGGATTTCAACTTTAATTTTTGCTCATTAATTGAACTTCGAAAAACACAAAATTAAATAACACGTAAATTCTCACACCATGTTTAATGCATGGCTGCATGAAACTCATCGTTTATTTTATGTAAATATTACAGATATCATATATACAAGACCAAAAATTTAGCAagtcaaatatatattttagaaaATAAACGTAGAATCCAATTCATATATATGCACGCCACTTATCCTTATTTTTCAGGGAAAAATAAGTCAAAATATCTGTGGGGAATAAGAATTTTTCTGATTGGTGTTCGTACGTAGAATATAAGGTATTGCCAAACTTTCCATGTaaggaaaatatttatttaatttttcaaaattccgACTTTGTTACGTTGTAATGGATTTATCAGTTATTGATACACGAATGATGAATTACAGTATATAATCTTCTTTCCTTGTCGATATAACTCATTCAAACGACACAAATTTAGCAAAAGACAATTACGCCTTGCCCGCATTTTCTTACGTCACAAAAGCTTTTTTGAGATCGTTTGCTTTGTTTGTCGAATATTTGACTCGATTCCATtaacgaaaaatatttttatataaaatataaatttttataatatatgttAGTTGAATTAATCTGTTTCACAAATATACCCTCACAAGATGGTCAAGAAGAAAGCCTTACGTGCGAAATCTAATCTTAAAATAAAGAACCAGATGGCGAAATAATGACATTTAGAAATCTACCAAGGCCTATTTTTAGCAATCAATATTCATAAATATTTAGGGACAAAAAACCATTTTATTTTCCACCTGTCATCTCCGAGTCTACATAGCCATCAATTCGTACTCGTTAGCCAAAAAACTTGTCCTTCAATTTAAAGACATGAGCCATGAATCAAGAAAACTCAAAAGTCAACCCCATATCCCTTGCATGGCCGGAATCTCTAGCTTCCCCGTACGTTATTAATTCGCAAGAAAGTAGTTTTTATGAATCTTATCGTTTGTGTTAAATCTCGTAGATTAGAGAGAATTCTTACTTGTTATCGGGGTGGATGAAGAATCCTTGGGAGAGATCTCTGAGGCCATTAATGACGCTCTGCCTGCTAAACTTCCTCTGAGCGGACAACTCATTCTCCATCAACGTGAATCGGCTGCCTCTCGATGAACGGACTCGGTCCCTCATGAATTCCTCCATCACGTACTCATCTCCCCCGTCAACCGCATCCCTTTCGTCTTCTTCTCCCCCGGCCCTATTCCCATCCACCTGCGGCGGTTGCTGCTTGAACGACATTTCCCGATCGTCGACGATAGATAGAAATCTCGGGTCGAATCCAATCCAATTTAATTGAAAATCGACAAATATTTATGTGATGAAAAGGACAAAATCAAAACGGGTGATGTGAATTCACGTGAAACAGTGAGTGACATTAATGCTCGAAAATGGCTTCATCGATCTCCATGGCTGTAATTGCATATGATATGATCTCGTTGATATGTTATCACATGCAGTTATCTTGGATGATAGCAACTGTTGCACTCAAATCATGTATTTATCGAAACTTCGAGGTCTGATCATGTTTCCTATcaacattttcttttcttttctttttcggTTTCTTCTCCAACATTATAATTCATTTTTTAATGTCTAATACTTATTATTCT
Coding sequences:
- the LOC140838386 gene encoding potassium channel SKOR, producing the protein MSFKQQPPQVDGNRAGGEEDERDAVDGGDEYVMEEFMRDRVRSSRGSRFTLMENELSAQRKFSRQSVINGLRDLSQGFFIHPDNKWYKVWEKFILIWAIYSSFFTPMEFGFFRGLPKNLLFLDIAGQVAFLFDIILQFFVAYRDSHSYKLVHKRTPVALRYLKSHFIFDLLGCMPWDIIYKAVGRKEEVRYLLWIRLTRVRKVTNFFQVMEKDIRINYLFTRIAKLLAVELYCTHTAACIFYYLATTLPEEKEGYTWIGSLKMGDYSYSHFREIDLWNRYTTSLYFAIVTMATVGYGDIHAVNLREMIFVMIYVSFDMILGAYLIGNMTALIVKGSKTERYRDKTTDLMKYMNRNKLGRDLRNQIKGHLRLQYESSYTDAAVLQDIPISIRAKISQSLYKSYVENIPLFKNCSLEFINQTVTKVHEEFFLPGEVIMEQGNVVDQLYFVCDGVLEEVGIGADGLEDTVSLLKPNSLFGEISILCNVPQPYTVRVRELCRLLRIDKQSFSSILEIYFHDGRKILTNLLELKESNIRVKQLESDITFHIGKHEAGLALRVNSAAYFGDLNQLKSLIRAGADPNKRDYDGRSALHLAAARGFEDITNFLLQEGVDVNAADNSGSTPILEAIKNGHDKVASLLSREGALLKIVNAGSFLCSVVAKGESDLLRRVLTYGMDPNTEDYDNRTPLHIACSQGYYMMAKLLLDAGASVFAKDRWGNTAVDEARMSGNKNIIRLLDEAKATQSSRFPDLSEEVTDKAHQKKCTVFPFHPWHPKEGRKHGLVMWVPRSIEELIEVASKKLELPDPSSYCILSEDAGKILDVDLITDGQLLYMINEQTNAKP
- the LOC140837679 gene encoding U-box domain-containing protein 21-like translates to MILSWRRSRGGASVRKSEVSKGFGVDLELTIPTHFRCPISLELMKDPVTLLTGITYDRESIEKWIDTGNVRCPVTNQILTNFEQIPNHILRKMIQDWCVKNKSHGVERIPTPRVPISRLEVLDICLKMVAATRLGDAKKCVDLAVKITILAKESERNKRCFVENGIGSALADSFEYFTRFSIDIHENLLKEVLSALAWAPPRTQEGISKLKSTNSLHCMALFLNEEDLLTRRNAISVLKELVCADQDYIDRVERIDGIEEKLFQILEVPICPKATEACLVVIHHMMVFEKTTGGLIISKFIQMGLIPLILELLVDGDRGVCDKALVVLDRLCDAKEGKDIVHDNALSIPLLVKKILHVSDAATDLSISILYKLISGENGSCDGVIEAVKLGAFQKLLVVLQVGCGKRTKEKITELFKMMNMFRDEVDCFESYVGFKYLKIPN